Sequence from the uncultured Draconibacterium sp. genome:
TGCAGGTGAATACGTTGGAAGCGCTGTCGCAAGCCAATTTCCTAAAAGCCGTAAAAAATGATGTAAATGCAATTGGCTTTTGCCGGCTCTCGGCAGTTGCCGATTTGGAGCAACAGGATTTTGCTGAAAATATTGCGCTTCTTCCCATCGACCGTAACAAAAACGGACGGCTGGATTATTACGAAAATATTTACGCCAGCTTTGAACAGTTTGATCGGTCGGTTTGGATTGGAAAATATCCGCATTCGATGATATACAATATATATGCTGTTTCTTCTGCTTTCCCTGAGAATGTTGAAATAAACAACTTTTTGAGTTGGATTACTTCTTCGGGTCAAGTATTAGTAGCCCAGAATGGATTTACCGAATTAGTGCACTCTGAAAAGCAATCAAATCTGGAAAAGCTTACACCTCCTGTTTTAATGGCGGAATATGAAACAGCAACGACTAGATCCACGGCGTTTTTCCGGATTGTTGTGGCTGTTTTAGTGCTTCTTGTAGTGTTTGCCATTACTCGCTATTTTATTCGAAAGCAAAAGGCAAAAGCTCCGCTGCTAAATAAAACAAGGTATATAAAACTTTTAAACGATGCCTCTCTCGATTTTCCAAATGGCTTGTATTTCGATAAAACGCATACATGGGTTTTTATGGAAGAAGGTGGCCGGGTAAAAATGGGAGTTGATGATTTTATCTCCAATGTTACCGGCAATTATACCCGCCTGATCATGAAAAGTCCGGGTGAAAAAGTTAAAAGAATGGAGCCGGTAGTTACCTTAATTCGCAACGGGAAACAGATTACACTGAATTCTCCGGTTTCAGGAACGGTAAAAGAAATCAATGAAAGTTTGGTTGCCGATCCGTATGTTGTTAACAATGAGCCTTATGGCGAAGGTTGGATATATAAAATTGAGCCTTCGAACTGGTTGAGAGAAACTCAATTCTTTAAAATGGGCAATAGCTATCGCGAATGGATAACCGGTGAGTTTAGTCGTCTCAAAGATTTTCTGGCCTGTTCATTGAATATCATGAATTTGGAAAAGGGTAAGCCTGCCTTTCAGGAAGGTGGTGAACTCATGCTTCATCCGTTGAAAGATCTTGAGCCCAAAGTATGGGAAGACTTTCAGAACTATTTTATCAATACTGCAGATACACACTGATTACCTAATAACCATTTAAAGTAACAAACCATGAGTATAAACAGAAGAAGTTTCTTCAAAGCGTTGGGAATAACGGGTGCTACGTTTGTTTTCGGTAAAGATGCACCGGCTAAACCTGCCGACAAAGAAGTAACGGAATTCAAAGCCATTTTGTACGATTCTACAAAATGTATTGGTTGCCAAACCTGTGAGTTTTCGTGTGCCGAAGCGCACAATTTACCGGAGCCCGAAGATTATCCGGAAATGGGTGTTGTGCGAAAAACCGATGAAACCCGGCGTACTGTTGTAAATGCTTACGATACTTCGATTGGTGAAGTGTATGTAAAACGCCAGTGTATGCATTGTAATGATCCTGCCTGTGGAGCAGCCTGTTTAACCCAGGCGATGCACAAAACCAAGGACGGGCCGGTAATTTGGCGCGAAGATAAATGTATGGGTTGCCGTTATTGTATGGTTTCGTGTCCTTTTGATGTTCCGAAGTTTGAATACAACAGTCCGAACCCAAAAATTACAAAATGTAACATGTGTTTCGAGCGGCAGGAAGAAGGAAAGCTGCCGGCCTGTGTGGAAAACTGTCCGGCTGAAGCGATTATATTTGGCACCCGGCGCGAATTAATTGCTGAAGCCAGACGAAGGATCAACGAAAATCCAGATGTTTACTACGATCATATTTATGGTGAAACCGAAGCCGGAGGAACTTCATTTTTGTATTTGTCTCCTGTGCCGTTCGAAGAAATTGGTTTCAACACCGGCATTCAAAAAGCTTCGTATCCATCGTTAACCAAAGGATTTTTGTACAGTGTTCCTGCAGTATTTGTGCTGTGGCCCATGATGTTGCTGGGAATTCAGGATGCGACCAAAGATAAACCAACTAAAACTGAAGATCATGAATAATACCATAAGCGTACCTATAAGCGAAGAAAAAAAGAGCCGTTGGAAATTTTTCCTTGGAGAGCTAAAACCC
This genomic interval carries:
- a CDS encoding 4Fe-4S dicluster domain-containing protein, whose amino-acid sequence is MSINRRSFFKALGITGATFVFGKDAPAKPADKEVTEFKAILYDSTKCIGCQTCEFSCAEAHNLPEPEDYPEMGVVRKTDETRRTVVNAYDTSIGEVYVKRQCMHCNDPACGAACLTQAMHKTKDGPVIWREDKCMGCRYCMVSCPFDVPKFEYNSPNPKITKCNMCFERQEEGKLPACVENCPAEAIIFGTRRELIAEARRRINENPDVYYDHIYGETEAGGTSFLYLSPVPFEEIGFNTGIQKASYPSLTKGFLYSVPAVFVLWPMMLLGIQDATKDKPTKTEDHE